ctgaacctctccctatatatatatatatatatatatatatatatatataggggagggatcTATGGAGAATTGGTGTTTAGTAGAGAATAGAATTAATATGTACCATTAGATCTACAAGATCCGACGGCTCCAAATAAATTcgaataattgaaatattaagCAAACAAAAACGCGTGAAATTAAATGCTTCGAAAATTGACTGTACAAAGGGTTTTTTGGGAAATTCATCACGAAGGTAAATGTGGAAGTTCCGATTTTCACTCTTCAACTTCTCGCCGATTCTTATGGTGTAGATTAGGGCTTTTCAAACGGACACAATCTATATTCCAGAAAACCTTCTGCAGATTGAAGAAGAAAGTTGAAGATCTTCGTCTTTTGGGCAAATTTTTTAGGCAATCGACGGAGGTATGTTcgaatattcaggcaaacggcGGAGGTATGTTCTAATTTTCGTAGAGAGGCGAATTTCATCGAATAAAGGTTTAAAGAACACGCTTCGCGCAACAATCGAAAGGTATGTATTTTGTAAGATTTAGTGTTTTAgttgtttaaattttttttacagAGGCAAAATTTGTTGAATATTCATTCTTTTAGTTTATTGTATACAATCATAGTCAGTTTGTGGTATAATTGTGCCCTCTTGTTTTAATGTTTCGAATTTTGTTGAAAATTTAATGGGGAACCAGTCGCAGGAGATAGCTGCCCTTGAAAAGGATACGAGATATGAGTTGAGAGTTCTTGCGCAGAATTATCCTGATACACTTGGTACAGCTGCAGACGTAGATAACTTCCtcgttttttaaaattttaatagcactctctcctatttttctttttaattttttttgtggttTTCTCTTTTTGTTAGGACTAGCGATCAAGGATTTCTTGAAAGTGGATGATAATACAATTGTATTTGTTGCTGATCCCACAAAGAAGATCGCGAATATATGATTGAAAATATCTCACCAATGAGTAAGCACTCTGAAGACGTTGTGCATGCATGCAAAAAGGCAAAACTTGGACATGATATAGCTATTCATACAAACTCACAGAGTAGAACAGATTAAAGTTTATAATCATGTGTTGTCGTGTTAGATGCAAGGTTTATTCAAAACATTAACAACACTTGTTCATTAAATTGGTGAAGTTTGTTCGGTTATAATGTATAATAAAATAGTAGTGATTTTTCAATACATTAGTGTAGCTTGTTCAACATAGGATAATGATTATTCAGTTAAATAAGAACATATTCTTTATACtattattcaaaatatttatgtgactttttttttgagagataTTCGTGTGACTTATTCATTGAATTATACgattattcaaaatatttatgTGACTTATTCATTGAATTAtacaattattcaaaaattataTGGGACTTGTTcatttattcaaaatatttatgTGACTTATTCATTGAATTATACGATTATTCAAAAAATTTATGGGACTTGTTCATTGAATTATAATGATTGTTCCttattcacataaatatgatgTTTATTCGGTAAATTTTGAACAATATTCAGATACgatttattcatgaaaaatgctactttattcaacaaaatagtttccttattcacaatttatgagtatcatataaattattcagcAAACTATTATCCTTATtcgcataaatatgatttttattcagtACGTCATGAACAATATTCGAATACGATATATTCATGAATAACGttactttattcaacaaaatattttctttactcACAATTTATGAGTAACAGTTACGTTTTTCTGCAAATTAGTATCCCTATtcgcaaaaatataattcttatttggatacgttttgaacaatattcaaatacaatataattatttattatcacacaaagaaccaaattaatatgtacaggttttgaaataatgaaaaaaataaaatgctacatgaattactaattttatttcagcaattaagaattaaattatgaataattaattactgaactaataaaaatataaattaggtgaagattctattatttattcacataatattaatttttgaatacacattaaataatttgaacaaataaaaaatttggatgaattcatgaattcgagtatataaaataattgtgaaaaaaaaccataaataacgaaaaatatgaaatacagaCTCTGTTGAATTAACATTTAACTAATTTGAATAATTTCACATATTAaactgaataaactttcaaGTTGTGCGAATAAGGAAAATACGAAAATGCTGAAGAAAatgtttttcttcaattgctGACGATAATGGCGTGAGGCTGGGTTGAGGAAGATACGAAAATGCTGAAGAAAATTTAATCACTACATAAAGAGTTATCTCAAACATTAATACCTAGCTAAAATTAAGGAAATAATCAAATCTTGCCATAATATATCAAGATATATTTGGATACCTAAGAATATGTTATGACAATTGTAACCTTTTCGCtgataattaattcaaatatatgGGGAAAAGATCAGCCGTCAGATTGCATAATTTGAATGGGTGAGATTGTTTCTTCATTctctctacatttagcattcttttttgatcccttccctatatatatatatatatatatatatatatatatatatatatatatactaaaataGTGTTGTCCAAGACTAATGAGAACCGAAACCGTGAAACATCCGATCCGATTAAAGGTGAGATTTTGTTGAACCGAAAACCAACGATTAATCGTTGAATCGAACTGCCGATTAACCGTCCAAAATCGGcgatttttttcaaattagaaACTTTAGAATAGTAAATTGAATTTTGAAGgttgtaatttatttatacatgtaaattataatttttttttactttggattcaataaaatgcaaattttattatattttgagtgataatgtgttataattttattttgttttagtttattatatttcgtttttagttttttcaataatttcatTACATGTAATGTATTACATATAgtgtaatttcataaaataaaataaaataaaataaaaaactatacACAAtacatcaaaaaaaaaaagacaaaaatcGGCGATTTAGCCCTTGAACCAAGGGTATTTGGTTTGGCCCAGAACCAGCCTTTCTCCTCTTAACGGGCCGATCACGGTTCATCTTCTTAGTGAATTGTGAACCGTCAATTTAGACCCGAAACTGACTGTTTTCGATCCGTGGACAACACTAGACTGAAATATTTTTGGAGACCCTCATTTTTGAAGGATCGCCTAGCTTGGATAAAGCCCAAAACCGCCCCTGCCAACAAATTCACAATAGTGTCAAGCAATGTTGTTGCACATGTTCATATGCAAATGACTACTTTGCACTCAATTCCTCGAGCTCTGATTACTATATTACCCCCAAGAAGTTACATTATCAACTCCCTTTCAAGTTTCAACAATTCACTATTATCTATCACACTAGCATATAAAACACACACAGAATTCTCTCCAAAAATCTTGTCACGTGTCAATTAACACACTTGAGCGTCCAAAATTCTGCCCGAAACGCTCTTCACTCCTATTTTGCAAATATGTAAAAAACATCTTTGTGTTCTCACCTGAAATTCTCATTAGATGCATCCTAATGTTTAATGTATTTGTTAATGTGTAAATTAAAGATGGCTAACAAAATTTCGTCACCCTATACCTATAGGGAAGGGGCAAGGTGCTCGATTCAACACACAACACAACAATTGTGTGGAATTCAATTTAATTCGGCTGAGTTTGGAGAAATTCTCATAATTAATTAAGGGATGTACCCTAAATTGTGAACCACCGTTAGCTACAGTTACTTTAAGTATATATTTACACAAAAAAGAAAGACAGCTTTTGTACTTTAGCAAAATACAATAGtagtatattaaataaaattggaaaaattgaTAGAGACAAGGGTACGTAAAGAAGTGGGATGTCTGTGTGTGGACAGTGGTGTAGAGTTATGGGGTTGGGATGTGGATAATTTAAGGTGAGACAAATGGTTTCGATTTTCCCAATGTGGGTAGTTCATGAATGGGACAACTTTGAAAGCTCTTTCTGAAAGACTTTTGGATCTGTGACTTGTGTTTTCGGATTTGATTAAAGCCAAAGGAACCTCACCCTGCCCCTGCCACACACCTCATCAAATTCTAACAACTTTTTTTCGAATTATCTAATCTTTTCTATTCCATTTTTTCAACAAATTCATCTTTTCTAAAAAGTTATGTAACATCATTAATTACGCTTCAAACTTTCTCTTAGTTAGTCTCGTCTTATATTTCAGTTTCATACTTTCATTAGGTTTTCCATAAACTATGAATGTTTAGCTCATAATGTTTATAATTGTACAAGAGAATCTTATCTTCATTAGTTTACTCGGTTCACAGGTTGGACCATTGCTAGATCTCACATTTTGTTTGGATGGAATGGAATATATGTTTTGACTTGGAgaccttttaaaaaaaatacattaatcaCATTCTGTTCTTATAAATAATCTTTATCCAATTTCTTAACTCCAATAgcacataaataaaatagaataagaTCCAAAGTCTTTATCAGCTTGGGCCGTAGCTTAAGCCCAATTCATCAGCCCAAATGTATCTAGCATGATCCATTTTACTGTGTGGAGGTGAACCTTCAAGAAAAAAGAAGCCCACATGTACCTAGAAGAAGACTCACCGGTGGCTCTTTATCAACAATGTGAAACATATTTCTCTTGAAGATTTGTGTAGATTGGTGATGGATAAGGAAGGTGAAGCGGATTTTGCTTTATTTTGCATGGCTTTGTGGTGGTCTTGGTTATGCAAGGTGAAGCACGACTCTAACTACAAAGGGGAGCTGGAGCTTGTTGATAGCTGcgctactactccctccgtcccgcccaagatgctacatattcctttttgggctgtcccaacgaagatgctacatttctatatttggcaaaaataaggaattttaaacacttaattaacactaattaagtatttctttattacattttctctcctactttatcactttattacattttctctcctactttatcactttattatcttctctttcttactttatcactttctctctcctactttatcactttattaccttctctttcttactttatcactttctctctcctactttatcactttattattacacacttaaaacattaatctacaacttcttaaatcccgtgccgaaaggtaaatgtagcgtcttggccgggacggagggagtattttgcaAACTTTCCAGGAGGCGAATGCTAACATTTTTTTTCTAGAAATCGGAGCCTGCCGCAGGAGGGTGAACGCGTCTAGAAACCCCCTACTTCGAGCGTGTTCAAGTTGGACGCAGATGTGTCGATACAGGCGGATGGTGGTGCTACGGGGGCTGGTTTTGTTGTTCGTGATAGCAAGGGAAGAATTATTGCGGTGGCAGCTCATCGGGTGGGACGGACGAAGACGGTTTTAATGGGTGAGCTCCATGCTTTGTTGCTCGGGATTGAGTTTTGTTTGGAGAATGGTTTTGGGCCGCTTTTGGTTTTAACGGACTCCTTGTTGGCTATACACGTGGTGCATGAGGAGTTTAGAGGTATGGAGTCCCTTTGTGATGATCTTTTTGAGGTGTTTGCTCAGGTTATGGAGAGTTTTGTTTTAGATTTTTGTCATGTTTGTACAGAAGCCAATAGAGCTGCTCATTGTTTGGTAAATTTTGCCGCTTCTTCTTCGGGTGTAATGATCTAGAAGTCGAGCTTCCCAGCTTGGCTTTCTGATATTGCTCTTCGTGATTTAGTATAAATATAAGCTTCTTttccccttcaaaaaaaaagtatttataaTTATCATCAGACATTATAGAACATGAAATTAAACAATattcaatcaaataaaaataagtgaaaaaaagaagaaaattgaAGCCAACAAATTAAGTAAAACATAGACATAATTAGTGAACCCTATAGtccttttaatatatttttgccaacatcatcattctcatttttttccgGACTTTTACAATCAAATccgaataaataaataaaacgaaACTATGAAACAATTAAGATATAGTCAAAATTAGTGAGTCAACTTAGTAAATTAGTATAATACTATATTAATGAGAAAATCTTTAATTATTATGGAAAgatgaaatttgaatttgactAATCTAATTCAAAAATCGATTAATGTAATACATGTAAAATactatttcaattaattagaatATCCTATTATGTGTATATAGGTTACATAATATGTATGAATAGCATTACTCtaatttatatttgtaataCTAGAAACCATTAAAAAAGAGCCTCCCTACATCCGCGGAGGTCTAAGGAAATAAACAAGGCAATCTGAAATTGATTCCTccaagaaaagaagagaaaacaTCTTGGAAAACTCTGATGAAAATTAAGAGCAGCAGTTAAAAATCAGAGCTGCTGCCAAGAATAAAGAAAACGGGATGGCAACATTGAGAGCCGATGACGATTACGATTACCTGTTCAAGCTGGTGCTCATCGGGGATTCCGGCGTCGGAAAATCTAACCTCCTGTCTCGCTTCACCCGCGATGAGTTCAGCAAGGATTCCAAATCTACCATCGGCGTTGAGTTCGCCACCCGTTCCATCCGAGTTGATGCCAAGGTTGTCAAGGCCCAGATTTGGGACACCGCTGGCCAAGAAAGGTATGCTGCGTTATTTGCATTCATCACaaaatcaattttttcactTCATAAGCAAGATACATATCATGAATAACAAATGTTGAAGGTACCGTGCCATCACGAGTGCTTACTATCGAGGCGCGGTGGGGGCGTTGCTGGTGTACGACGTGACACGGCAATCGACGTACGAGAGTGTGAGAAGATGGTTGAAGGAGCTCCGAGAGCACACGGACAGCAACATCGTGATCATGCTGGTGGGGAACAAGGCAGATCTCCGACACCTGGTGGCCGTTCCCACTCAGGAAGCCAGCGATTTTGCAGAGAAGGAGGGCTTGTTTTTCATGGAAACATCCGCTCAGGAAGCCTTGAATGTTGACCAAGCCTTCACCCAAGCACTCACACAGATATACCACGTCGTCAGCAAGAAGGCTCTCGACACAGCCGATGACCCTGCTGCTCTGCCCAAGGGCCAGACAATCAACATCAGCAGAGACAGAGATGATGTTTCCGCCATCAAGAAATCTGGATGCTGCTCCGGCTGACACGGAGACAACCACATTTTCATCGATGACAATTTCGAGTAGAATTAGTGATGCTGCTCGCTGCACAAGCGACTTCATTGTCTTGACTACAGATCAAGAAAGAAACCTGTAGCATAGTTAGGTGGTGGCTTGTCCTCTGCAAGCTTTGACCCTGCATCCAATGGTGTTATATGTATACAAATTTATAGTCTCGCAGAATTAACCAGCCCCTGAGTTCAACAATTTACATATAAGCTGTTATCTTTGATCGTGCATTATCTGTGTTCTCAAGCTCAGAGAAGAGAAGGTCACAACGTCGGACAACTGCGTTTTACCGGGGTTGCCACTCAAAAGCAACTAACACTTCTCCTTCCATTCTACTAAAAGTGGAAGGGAATAATCTTGTATGCTCCCGATTCATTTGGGGTGTGTATTACATAGATCCATACAATCTTGCAATGGGATTTTTGTTACAGAAAAGACAAGGGAGCCTGTGTGAACTGTGGGGCGAAAGGCATAAAACTTCAGTGACTGTACGAACAAGTTTCAGCAGGCAAGTGATAAACAGCAAAAATGCCACTCTGGATCAAACTTAAACTTTTCCTTTAATTACAGATATAAACAGAAAAAGGTGGCAAAGTTCACATTCTATCTATGGTAAAGGAAGTATCTTATTTGAGAGTTGTAAGTTATCAGCATCATCAAAAGACCTAGTTTCTTTCTCCCAAGGTAGAACAAGAACATGGATCATATGCGCCCCCGGTGCCTTTGTTTTGTAAGCTGGAAACAGTGATATAAATCACCTGTAAACGGCCAGGAGGAGGTCAAACAAAGGTACTTTACAATATGCGATTCCTCAGTTGAACAACCATGACACTCAAAAGTGTGCTTTTCCAAATAGCCATCCTAATGCCCATAACATTCAAACAGATTGAGTGGATTAGCAAGGTGTACGAGTCAATAACAGCGACTGAAAAACAGGATAATCATTCTACACGCAGCATAATTGACATTGTTATAGACTTGTATCCATTAAGAAAATGCAAGAAAATCCAACCTACCATGTAAGTTCGATCTCCTCATCAACCTAGTGATAAGTACTAACCTCATTCACAAGAAGAACGCAAACTAGCTGAACAAAATGGCACAGGAATGCAGAGAGACAAGTCCCAAGAAACAATCTTTATTTTAAAGCTGCTAACACATCTTACACATGAAAAGGCGATGGTAATATTGCAACCAAAGCTTTTAGCTTTCAAGACAGATATCCTAATTTTGTATCTCAGCATGTTTGTGTGTGTGCAAGCCATTGCACTGCAATTAAATTATATAGACAACCCTATGGGGGTACGCCTGCGGCTGATGAGCAACGCATTTGAGGAAAATGAACCAAATAGTGGATTCAAAATAGCATCGAGCAATTACAGCAATCAGTAAGCTAATCAAATTTCGaggaagaaaaataaataaaaagtatttgAAGATGGGCAGATTACCTATTACAATCAGCGAGGTTGGTGCGCAGATTTATCTTTATCGGGTGGGGAAGAGGCAGTGGTATCAGACTGAAAGGAAGGGAGTGGATTGGAGCCCTTGATGATCCAACCGAGGGCGAAAAACGAGACGCCGGCGAGAATAGCGGATCCCCAGGCCTGAGAGTACCACTTGCTGTACTGTTTTACAGCGAAGCGCCATTGATCTCTGAGCGTGGCGACGTCCGGATTCACCGTCTCCCGGGGATTGGGATAGTTTGAGCCGCCGCCGTTGCTGGGGATTTTAGGCGAGGGCTTCGGATTGCGGTTGGATTCGGGGATTTGGGGGTCGCTCATGCTTTCAGCTAACAAGCAAATATTTCCGACAGCGAAACGATAACGATGACTATGAGATGTGTAAatactctttttttttgtttttctaaaTATTGCTAGACGACGCCACGCATTGCTATTATTTGCCGGcgtatttaatttttatcctTTTCATTCCAACTTCAAAGTGCGGTGCTTAACTATGGACTGTTGAAGAATTAATTTTTGTTGTATTTAACAAATCCTCTAACCAAATTTAATCACAATAATATCGAGTCACAAATATTCGTTTGTACGACTGATCCGTACTAGGGAGACATCTGCATGTGAGACTTATATCATTATTCAGTTAAGAATAAGATTTTTAAGAAATGTTTTATTCGAATTCAAACGAtggataaaataattcaaccgaatcaattttttatttattaatatgattcaatttttaatgaataatttaGGTTGCACACTAATCaccaatttaaataattatttattacctTAAAATTAAGTCAATTTTATCAATATTACTTATATCATCAATCAAATAAAACTTGCCCCTTAGCAAAATTAAATAAGGCAATATTTGATTCGAGAATGTGATACTCCCCTTGTTTACCTAAAAAAGTTTTATTTGCCCCTTTTTTTGTTCACCAAAAAaatctcatttcattttttgaacCATCACATTCTACCATATCTTCTATATTTAATTGTACCTTTATTCCATTTTTaaactaataatatatattatttttgtactcTCTTataaagtgtatttttattccACTTACAATTCTaacaactttattaaaattttcatcAACCCTTAAATGAAACTCTTTTTTATAGATGAAATTTGTGTCCATCCTCGAGCGGAATTCTTTTTTATAGAGGGAGGCAGAATATATGAGCGGACAAAACTACCTAAAACCATTACTCTACTGTCAAAGCCATTTTCTTAGCCATGATATAAATTACAATATGCAAATAAATTAGAAGACTTGGAGAATGCATATTTACAGTCTTCTCAAACAAAAAGAGAGAATGCATGTTTTCAGTAAGAAATTAATAATGGGGCAGAGAAAAATAGATGTTTGAACGAAAATGAATAGCATCAAGGCGTATAAGTAATAATCAGATAAAGCAGTAGAAAAGGGGAATCATGACaccaattttagaaaagaaaagaaaaaaaaaaaaaaaaaacatcgcTCGCAGTTAGGTTTTGGGGGTCGAATGATACCAAGTTCTATACTAACATGATTTTAGAAAGAAAGCTTAATTGGCAATATTGATTTAATTATCAGAATTAGCAAGAAATCTCGTCGATAAGTCATAAACTAATAAAGTGAAGTTCACAGTAGAGAATATTAGTAATAAAGTGTAGCACCAGACTTAATAGTGTTGGTTGCAGATGAAGTAAGTGAATGTCATGTGTGGATACATGAAAGAAAATGGGGTGACATCGTTAACACAAAGGAAACGGCAGAATACATAGTGTTTGTTGAGAAGAGACAACCAAAGTTATAAATCTTATCATATACCAAACTagtagttttaattttaatggatATCATTTACCAAAGCAGCATGTCAAAATTATTTGCGACCTTCCACCTTCTTCTGTTCTTTGGCTGCAGAaacaaaatcatcatcatctacaGGTCAAACTCCAAggaaagaaaatagaaataagAATTAACAAGTTACCGGCTTTCTCCTCTTCACGTTTCTTAGCAGCTTCTGCTCTTTGCTGTCGTATAAGAGCCAAACGTTCTGTACGTTTGGGAAAGAACAAGAAATCAACTCGTGAACTACTTGGGATCGACTTGAGAAAAACTTATAATCAGCACCAAATTAATCAAGACAAGATAAACCAAGCTCATTAGGCTCATGAGCTTCAAGATATTCATAATTTTCCCATAACAGTTTGACTATTTACTCATAATGAACATAGATTATGAAACTTAGGTCATGTACACATAATAGTTTTGCCACTGCTCGGCTTGATCACACTCCTATCAGAAGGTGTAAGAGCCAGCGATGaataaagcatattctcaaggaGATTTAGCATTACCTAAATCCTTCTTTGCTTGATCTGTCTTCCCTTGTTCTTGCAGCCTCATATATCTTTCATGAGCTTTCTGTTTCTCAATTTCCTCCCTAATACAAAACAAAAGGAACAAATCTTCATTGATGGAACTGAAGCAATACATAAGAGAACCACAATGTAACTATTTGGTAAGCATTGAATTAGTAGTTAGGAAGAGGAAGGCTAGAAAGGAATAtgatatatttctaaatgtccCATCATTAGAATGTTAACCCATAGGTAGCTCAGAGAGGCCCTCACGCAACATAACTTCTAAAGTTATAAAGACTTGTGGATGCAAGTCAATACAAAAATACAAGTAATGGTTGTTTTCATATATAGCATAATACTAAGTTACTAACAAACAAATTCCAAAACGAGTTTTTCATATACATCATAATACTCACAACAAAACGTCAAATGAGGATGTAAACAGGAGAAGGATTTTGAAGTCATCGGTAAAATACATAATTCAAGAAGCTAACAGCAATAGGCATGCACTAACCTTTCACGCCTTGAAAGCTCCGATGTTTTCTCTAACTGTGCAAGAGCAAAGCAAGACCAGTTTAGGGGTTGCTCAGAAAGTAATAATGCCCaaggagaaaaaaaagaaagaaatagatcTTTCATGAGTTCATCCCAGAAGGAAGGGAAAAAAACAGAGAGCTTTCTTGAGTAACTTACATCAGCATCACGTGCTTTCAAGTTCTTTGGCTTTACCAGGTTAGGATTTTCAATCTGAATGACCCCCTCGGCACCTTTTGCTTTCTGTTAGCAGAGATGAGGCAAACATGTTTGCTTGTCATTTGTCAACCCATTTACTGGAGGCAAAATGGGCTACAGAAATAAATGGCTTTGCAGGAAAGGAAAGGCACAATTATACTCACTTCAGGTTCGCCCTCAGATTCCTCTTCTGACTCTACATCAGAAGTCTCATCTTCTACAACATCAGCTACTTCCTGGTAGCAAAGAAACACTTATTGTAGAGCGAGAAGAGAATACATTGAAGCTCTTATTATAATGACAAGTGTATTATTAAGTGGGAACTAGACTACCAATCAGTTCGAAATAATTATTAAAGCAACAAACTGGAGCGAAGGAAAAGCTACATATTGATATTACCTAGAATACATCAACACaaaaatctataaatatattGGTTAACGCATAAGGATCCACTATCCAATTTACGACAACGTGACTACTATCTGTTCACAAATCCAAATAATTTATGAACCAATTCAAGCCACCGCACCAGAATCCATTACAACAATTATGTGCATATATAACCCGAAAACTCTACAAATATGTCAACTAACTACAATGCAGCTCATTGAGCTGATCACTATTCTAGTAACCATTATCTTATCTTTATTAGCCATGCTTCCTCATTGCAAACAAATTTCATAATACAACTCCAAATGTccttaaaacttaaaatatCAACTTTGCAGATTTATGGGAGTGAATCATGAGTATGATGAAATGAGATTATATGAAGAAAGATAAAAACCCTAAAGCCCCCTAGAAAACACAAAGGGGTGAGTAATCAGTATGATACTAAAAAACTTGTGGGAAAATTGAGGATATAGTAATAGTACCTTTCTGAAAGTACGAGGACGAGCAGAGCTACCAGCAACTGGATAATTCGGAAGAACATTAAGATGTGGTGAGATTTTTGTTGATCAGCAATACAAGGATATAAAGCAATTCCAAAACAGAAAAATTATCAAAGAAATCCCACTCTTCCTCTCTCtatctgtgtgtgtgtgcgtgactgTGTGTTTgggtgtatgtgtgtgtgttacGATGAAAATTTCTGCACTACTATTTGTTTTTTTAGACAGTTCTGCACTACAATTTGTTACTATCAAGTTATGAAGTCTAGCCAATGGTGAATTCTTCTTTCTtacccactcaaaattcaacaaAGAAAATGATAAGAGTATGAATCATTCAAATAGATAAGAGTTCAAATCGTATTTCAGTAAAATAACACAATGCCCATTCCAACAAGGGGAAAAAACCAGTCTTTTCCCACGGGCATGAAACATGGGGGATATAAATGTTACAGAAGAAGAAATTCGATTCATCCTACCATCTCACCAAAGCAACTAAAATTCCAGGAACAGGTAATTCATTGGCAATTCACAGACAAAATAGCcaaaataaacataaatcaTAATCACGAAATTTTCTCCAGCCGCCTCCTCCCCCTCCCgaatcaaaatcaaatcttaTATGCATCGCACTAGAAAGCTTACTCATCTCTTCAGGGGTGGAGAAATGGCGGCGGCCCGTCGGCTTGCCCTTGAACTTCCCtctccccatctctctctctctctctctctctctctcttgcttgTAATCGCTTAAAGGGGATAATTTGCGACTCTCTTATCGGGGAGAGCAGATTCGATAAAATTGATTTTTGAGAGGGCTCCTTTGCTGAATCAGATTCTGGCCCCTTTTCATAAACCCTAGTTGGGAATGTGAGAATCTGATATGCGGGCCCGTCAGACTACTTTGCGAAGAATGAAAATTTCAACCTTCGGTTTAGTTCTGTCCGGTTCACAGCTTTATTTTGGTAAAAGCGCtgatcaaaatataaaataaacataaatactactccctccgtcccactccaat
The genomic region above belongs to Salvia miltiorrhiza cultivar Shanhuang (shh) chromosome 5, IMPLAD_Smil_shh, whole genome shotgun sequence and contains:
- the LOC130985444 gene encoding uncharacterized protein LOC130985444 — protein: MSDPQIPESNRNPKPSPKIPSNGGGSNYPNPRETVNPDVATLRDQWRFAVKQYSKWYSQAWGSAILAGVSFFALGWIIKGSNPLPSFQSDTTASSPPDKDKSAHQPR
- the LOC130985445 gene encoding uncharacterized protein LOC130985445 isoform X2 codes for the protein MGRGKFKGKPTGRRHFSTPEEMIAGSSARPRTFRKEVADVVEDETSDVESEEESEGEPEKAKGAEGVIQIENPNLVKPKNLKARDADLEKTSELSRREREEIEKQKAHERYMRLQEQGKTDQAKKDLERLALIRQQRAEAAKKREEEKAAKEQKKVEGRK
- the LOC130985445 gene encoding uncharacterized protein LOC130985445 isoform X1 → MGRGKFKGKPTGRRHFSTPEEMIAGSSARPRTFRKEVADVVEDETSDVESEEESEGEPEKAKGAEGVIQIENPNLVKPKNLKARDADLEKTSELSRREREEIEKQKAHERYMRLQEQGKTDQAKKDLERLALIRQQRAEAAKKREEEKAGNLLILISIFFPWSLTCR